One window of Chloroflexus aggregans DSM 9485 genomic DNA carries:
- a CDS encoding DUF190 domain-containing protein has product MTQQLWIYIDEGDSLEGRTVATRIVETLRAAGAPGVTVLRGVGGYGTHGIFHSDLLVDIPSRLPLVITCIDRSDRLQRLLPKLSELVQEGLIVLSPVQVVKVGRRAGGALPAHLTVAHVMTHDVVSVTVDTPVGEVVRLLIERGLRAMPVIDADRKVVGIVTDADLLQRGVSQLPLHLQQLLPNDDRAAQLAAVASRPERVGEVMTPNPTTIPATASLAQAALVMTKNDHKRLPVVDNEGRLVGIISRSDLLQTVANNFAISGETLSAEFVTATTVGEVMARDVPVVTPDTSLSETLDRILSTPRRRAVVIDQDRRVIGIVSDGDILRRAMRPVSPGLLQRFAMWIGGGTRSPELALALQNQTAANVMTSPVITVTPDTPITTAIEQMIAHRIKRLPVIDDQGRLVGMVGRAALLGALLSNER; this is encoded by the coding sequence ATGACCCAACAACTTTGGATTTATATTGATGAAGGTGACAGTTTGGAGGGGCGTACAGTTGCGACGCGCATCGTCGAAACGCTACGTGCTGCCGGTGCGCCCGGCGTCACTGTTCTGCGCGGTGTAGGCGGCTATGGCACCCACGGGATTTTTCACAGTGATCTGTTGGTGGACATTCCCAGTCGGTTACCGTTGGTAATTACGTGTATCGACCGCAGTGATCGGTTGCAACGATTATTGCCAAAACTGAGCGAACTTGTACAAGAGGGTTTGATCGTGCTCTCGCCGGTGCAGGTGGTGAAAGTGGGTCGGCGAGCCGGGGGAGCATTACCGGCACACTTGACCGTTGCCCACGTGATGACCCATGACGTGGTGTCGGTGACGGTTGACACACCTGTTGGTGAGGTCGTGCGCCTGTTGATCGAACGCGGGCTACGCGCGATGCCGGTAATCGATGCTGATCGCAAGGTCGTGGGGATTGTGACCGATGCCGATCTGCTCCAACGGGGTGTGAGTCAGTTGCCACTTCACTTGCAGCAACTCCTGCCAAATGATGATCGGGCAGCGCAATTAGCGGCAGTCGCATCTCGACCCGAACGGGTCGGTGAGGTCATGACACCAAACCCGACCACAATCCCTGCCACTGCCTCGTTAGCACAGGCGGCATTGGTTATGACCAAGAATGACCACAAACGGCTGCCGGTGGTTGATAACGAGGGACGATTGGTAGGTATTATTAGCCGGTCGGATCTGTTGCAGACGGTGGCGAACAATTTTGCGATCAGTGGTGAGACGCTGTCGGCAGAGTTTGTCACGGCAACAACGGTTGGCGAGGTGATGGCTCGCGATGTACCGGTGGTAACGCCAGATACGTCACTAAGCGAGACGCTTGATCGGATACTCTCGACGCCACGGCGACGAGCCGTTGTTATCGATCAAGATCGGCGTGTGATTGGAATCGTGAGCGACGGCGACATTTTACGGCGAGCGATGCGCCCGGTATCACCGGGACTGCTACAACGGTTTGCCATGTGGATCGGCGGTGGTACGCGCTCGCCGGAATTGGCGTTGGCACTCCAGAATCAGACGGCGGCTAACGTGATGACTAGTCCGGTCATCACCGTCACGCCGGACACACCGATTACCACCGCCATCGAACAGATGATTGCACACCGCATCAAACGGCTGCCGGTGATTGATGACCAAGGACGATTAGTGGGAATGGTAGGCAGAGCGGCACTGTTAGGTGCGTTACTCAGCAACGAACGGTAG
- a CDS encoding ABC transporter ATP-binding protein, translated as MTDVVIECHDLTKQYGTFTAVDHLNMTVRKGEIFGLLGPNGAGKTTTILMLLGLTEPTSGSVRVLGLDPARQPLSVKARVGYLPDQVGFYDNLTARENLNYIAKLNGIREPDMSKRIAAALEQVGLSHVTDRRVKTFSRGMRQRLGVAEVLIKQPQLIIMDEPTLALDPEAVREFLDLIRQLKASGITILLSSHLLQQVQAICDRVGLFHKGRMVLEGTVSELAQRVLGGAYRIHVEAEGGDAVAAALRSLPDVLNVSANGTHFYHVEARTDVRAEIARKVIEAGGRLLGLSVDTPGLDEVYTRYFQKGAAYAASA; from the coding sequence ATGACCGACGTGGTGATTGAATGCCATGATTTGACTAAACAATACGGTACGTTTACCGCCGTCGATCATCTGAACATGACCGTGCGCAAAGGCGAAATTTTCGGCCTGTTGGGTCCCAACGGCGCCGGTAAGACGACCACCATTTTAATGCTGCTCGGTCTCACCGAGCCGACGAGCGGTAGTGTGCGCGTGCTTGGGCTTGATCCAGCCCGTCAGCCGCTCAGTGTCAAGGCACGGGTTGGGTATTTGCCCGATCAGGTTGGTTTTTATGACAATCTGACAGCACGGGAAAACTTGAACTACATCGCCAAGCTGAACGGTATTCGCGAGCCGGATATGAGCAAGCGGATTGCCGCTGCGCTTGAACAGGTCGGACTGAGTCATGTCACCGACCGGCGGGTCAAGACGTTTTCGCGCGGTATGCGTCAGCGTCTTGGTGTAGCCGAGGTGTTGATCAAGCAACCGCAGTTAATTATTATGGACGAGCCGACACTAGCGCTTGACCCAGAGGCTGTGCGCGAATTTCTCGATCTGATCCGTCAGCTTAAGGCGAGCGGCATCACCATCTTGCTCTCGTCACACCTGTTGCAGCAGGTTCAGGCGATATGCGACCGTGTCGGCCTGTTCCACAAAGGACGGATGGTGCTTGAAGGCACTGTCAGCGAATTGGCCCAGCGCGTCCTCGGCGGTGCGTACCGGATTCACGTTGAAGCAGAGGGCGGTGACGCTGTCGCTGCTGCCTTGCGGTCGCTACCCGATGTCTTGAACGTTTCGGCCAACGGCACCCACTTCTACCATGTTGAAGCACGCACCGACGTGCGGGCCGAGATTGCTCGCAAAGTCATCGAAGCCGGTGGCCGTCTGCTCGGCCTGAGCGTTGATACACCCGGCCTCGATGAGGTTTATACTCGCTACTTCCAGAAAGGAGCCGCCTATGCAGCAAGCGCGTAG
- a CDS encoding NEW3 domain-containing protein translates to MRAIRIISMLVLVLLMMVGFTPVSAQENQRNLFFYTRYPSQEATIGDIVTFKLTLGTDTTPQIVQLGMREVPQGWNVTFRGDGRVISSAYVEPNNNATFDLRIEPPADVKAGSYRMVAVASGVGQEVTLPIALTLKEKSTNPGGLSFKVDLPTLRGSPSTTFRYNVTLKNESSEEVPVSLLADAPRGFQVDFKLSGQSITSVPFGPNESKSLSVEVRPFSDVPAGTYEIGILARGNDLQATTRLIADITGQPQLLLTTPDGRLSGEARIGEKTEVKLVVSNTGSAPARDIELSASPPIGWTVEFEPKQIPELANGQQIEVSAKVQPSNQAIAGDYLVTFTARPTDAAAATSEFRFTVLTSTIWGLVGIALIAIAVVGVGMAVMRFGRR, encoded by the coding sequence ATGCGTGCCATTCGCATCATCAGTATGCTCGTACTCGTACTATTAATGATGGTAGGATTCACACCGGTATCAGCGCAAGAAAACCAACGCAACCTCTTCTTTTACACCCGCTACCCTTCCCAAGAAGCCACCATTGGAGACATCGTCACCTTCAAACTAACCCTCGGTACCGATACAACCCCACAGATCGTCCAGCTCGGTATGCGAGAAGTACCGCAAGGTTGGAATGTCACCTTCCGCGGCGATGGGAGGGTCATTTCTTCGGCATACGTCGAACCCAACAATAACGCCACGTTCGACTTGCGGATCGAACCTCCGGCTGATGTGAAGGCCGGCTCGTACCGCATGGTCGCGGTAGCAAGCGGTGTAGGCCAAGAGGTTACCCTTCCGATTGCTTTAACTCTCAAAGAGAAGAGCACCAATCCGGGTGGATTATCGTTCAAAGTTGATCTCCCCACCCTCCGCGGCTCACCCTCGACTACATTCCGCTATAACGTCACCCTCAAGAACGAGAGTAGTGAAGAGGTGCCGGTGAGCTTACTGGCCGACGCACCGCGTGGTTTTCAAGTCGATTTCAAATTATCAGGGCAGAGCATTACCAGCGTGCCATTCGGACCCAACGAGTCGAAGAGCTTGAGTGTTGAGGTACGGCCGTTCAGTGATGTGCCCGCCGGTACCTATGAAATCGGCATTCTCGCACGTGGCAACGATTTGCAGGCTACTACCCGCCTGATCGCCGATATTACCGGCCAACCCCAACTACTGCTCACCACTCCCGATGGCCGCTTGTCGGGTGAAGCCCGGATCGGCGAAAAGACTGAAGTGAAGCTCGTCGTGAGTAATACCGGCAGCGCCCCGGCCCGTGATATTGAACTGAGCGCTTCGCCACCCATAGGCTGGACGGTTGAGTTTGAGCCGAAACAGATTCCCGAATTGGCCAATGGTCAGCAGATTGAAGTGAGTGCGAAGGTACAGCCGTCGAATCAGGCTATCGCCGGTGATTATCTCGTAACCTTCACCGCCCGTCCCACCGATGCGGCGGCTGCCACCAGTGAGTTCCGTTTCACCGTGCTGACCTCGACCATTTGGGGCCTGGTGGGGATCGCGTTGATCGCAATCGCTGTGGTGGGCGTAGGTATGGCGGTCATGCGATTTGGTCGCCGGTAA
- a CDS encoding ABC transporter permease: MQQARSLTTTRQREGSPWTGLWAVVAKEMADYLTSARMMILEALILLTAFGTVFAASQNLRAGVSSNDTFLFLRLFTTARDPLPAFVGFLGLLVPLLAIALAFDSINGEFNQRTLSKVLAQPIYRDALLLGKFLAGLGTLALVLTAIWLLIIGMGLLQLGVPPSSEETVRMLWFLLITIFYGGIWLALAMLFSIIFRQPATAALGAIAVWLFFTVFWGIIASLLARTLQPVSPGDTQALINQIQLELMLTRLSPNTLFSEVALAMLNPGVRALGIVLPIQLHNAIAGTPLPASQSILLTWPHATGLIAATIVLFAIGYILFQRQEVRA; this comes from the coding sequence ATGCAGCAAGCGCGTAGCCTAACGACCACCCGCCAACGCGAAGGGTCGCCATGGACAGGGCTGTGGGCGGTGGTGGCGAAAGAAATGGCCGATTACCTGACGAGCGCTCGCATGATGATTCTCGAGGCGTTGATCTTACTGACGGCCTTCGGCACCGTCTTTGCCGCCTCGCAGAATCTACGCGCCGGGGTCAGTAGTAACGATACCTTTCTCTTCTTGCGTCTCTTTACCACGGCTCGCGATCCACTGCCGGCGTTTGTCGGGTTTCTGGGCTTGCTGGTGCCACTATTAGCGATTGCGTTGGCGTTTGATTCGATCAATGGCGAGTTTAATCAACGCACCCTCTCGAAAGTACTCGCCCAGCCGATCTACCGCGATGCTTTGTTGTTAGGGAAGTTCTTAGCCGGACTCGGCACGTTGGCCTTAGTCCTCACCGCGATCTGGCTGCTTATCATTGGGATGGGCCTGTTGCAATTGGGGGTTCCACCCAGCAGTGAAGAGACGGTTCGCATGCTCTGGTTCCTGCTGATCACCATCTTCTACGGTGGGATTTGGTTGGCGCTGGCAATGCTGTTCTCGATCATCTTTCGCCAACCGGCTACGGCTGCGCTAGGCGCGATAGCCGTCTGGCTCTTCTTCACCGTCTTCTGGGGCATTATCGCCAGCTTACTAGCCCGCACGCTCCAACCGGTTTCACCGGGAGACACGCAGGCCCTGATCAACCAGATTCAGCTTGAACTCATGCTGACCCGGCTGTCGCCGAACACCCTTTTCTCCGAGGTGGCACTGGCAATGCTGAACCCAGGCGTCCGCGCTCTTGGGATTGTCTTACCGATCCAGTTGCACAATGCAATCGCCGGTACACCTCTCCCTGCCTCACAGAGTATTCTGCTGACGTGGCCACACGCTACCGGCCTGATCGCAGCCACGATTGTGTTGTTTGCCATCGGATACATCCTCTTCCAACGCCAAGAGGTGCGGGCGTAG
- the crcB gene encoding fluoride efflux transporter CrcB, with amino-acid sequence MNNILAIAIGAAIGANLRYGIGLWAAQRLGTTWPYGTFIINLLGCLLIGLLLTLAANRLTLSEPMRLMLVTGLLGGFTTFSTFGYESVTLLNSGNWLAALSYVSGSVIGGLIAVIIGIGLGRWIGG; translated from the coding sequence ATGAACAATATACTAGCGATTGCCATTGGGGCGGCGATTGGTGCTAATCTCCGCTATGGCATTGGTCTGTGGGCAGCTCAACGCCTCGGTACGACATGGCCGTATGGCACCTTTATCATCAATCTGTTAGGCTGTTTACTCATTGGATTATTGCTGACACTGGCCGCTAACCGGCTGACACTCAGCGAACCGATGCGGCTCATGCTGGTGACAGGTTTGCTCGGTGGTTTCACTACCTTCTCGACCTTCGGCTACGAGAGTGTGACACTCCTTAATAGTGGGAACTGGCTGGCGGCGCTCAGCTATGTTAGCGGAAGTGTCATTGGTGGCCTCATCGCGGTAATTATCGGTATCGGATTAGGGCGCTGGATCGGCGGATAG